CATCGCGGCCATCACCACCTGGGCGTAACGGCGGCGGACGCGACTGCCCCAGGAGAGGTTCTGCTGCTGGCGGGCGAGGATGTCGAACGGGCGGGGCAGGTTCGGCATCTCGTAGTGGTCGCGGGGCGGATCGCCACGATACCGGCTGCTCAGGTGCCGGACGTCCTCCGGGATGATCTCGTCGCCGGCCAGGATGCAGTTCCACGGCAGCTGGAAGAAGCGCACCTCGAACGCCTCCTGCAGCAGGGCGGCGCGGCGCAGTTCCCGGTCGGCCCAGGACGCCAGGCCGAGCGAGTAGGCGAGGGCCCAGAGCACGCCGATGACCGAGAGGGTGACGCTCAGCGGGTTGCCGGTGACGGCGCCGAGGAAGACGGCGAACAGTCCGGCCGCGGCCAGCCCGGCGGAGATCACCAGGCGCAGCGCGTGGAGGCGTCTGACGCGGGCGTGCGACACGGCAGTGGCCCGGAGGAGATGACTCAGCGTGGGGTCGATCGGGCGCTGGCGAACGGCAGGTCTGCGGTCAGTCACGGGTGTCACCGCCTCGGACAGTGACATCAGGCAGGGCGCCCACGAATGGGCATACCCAACGATATCGCGAAATCCACCGATCATCGTCTATACCAGCAGCTCACGGTGCGATTACTGGATATTTAGCGCACCGTTGTCAACCAATTACGCACAGTGAGCGTGGCGCGGACGTCGTCCTCGTTGTATTGGAGGATTCGCTGGGCGGCGGCGCGGTCACCCTCGCGGGCCCGGCGATGCCACTCCTGCGACTGCAACCCGCCGGGATCCTCGTCGCGCCAGCGGAAGCCCGCGCCGTGCACCGCGACCGTCTTCAGGCCCAGCCCGGCGCGGGACTCGACCGTCGCGCGGACCAAGGGATACACGTCCACCCAGCGATCCGGGTGGGCGGCGCCGCGCGGCGGCGGGGGAAACGTGAGCGCCCGGGTCCGCTCCGGCGGCGTGTAGTGGAAGACCAGCAGGCTGCGGCCCGCGGCCTCGGCCGCCGCGGCGAGCGCGTCGAGGCGGTCCAGGCACCGGCGGGCCGGGTAGGCCTCGTCCGGCAGCACCGGGTCGAAGAACGACTCGTAGCGGCTGACGCCGTCCGACGTGATCAGCAGGCCCCACAGGTAGACCCGGTCGTCGACGCCCCACTCGGCGTCGATGTCGATCTCCACGTCGGCGCGCGGGACCGGGGGCAGCGGACCGTCCTTGATCCGCAGGACCAGGCCGTCCCGGGCGAGCTGCGCGGCGACCGTCGCCTTGCGCAGGCGATGCCGGTGCTGCCGCAGATGGTGGACCTCGCTGCCGTAGGGGCCGGCGAGCAGGGCGGCGGGTTCGCTGTCGGCCAGGCTTTCGACGGTACGCACACCGGTGTCGCGCAGCGCCAGGTACTCCCGGACGCTCAGGGTGCCACGCAGTTCCCGGCTCAGGTCGGTGGGTGGCAACTGCTCCACGCACACCGGCGCCCAGGGGCAGGTCTCGCACTCGGCGTGGCCGATCGGGACGACCAGTGGCTCCGGGTCGGTGGGCAGGCCCTCGCGACGGGCGGCCACCTCGGCGACCCGGACGCGGAAGGCGTGCTCGTGGTCGTAGCGGTCGAGGGCGCTGCGCTCGGCCTTGCCCCGGCTGCGGGAGAAGGTGAGGAATCGCGGGAGGCTCAGGTCGTACCAGACCAGGTGCGGGCCGTCGGTGCCGATGACCGCGGCCCACGGGGCGTCGGCCTGGTGGCCGCAGGCCTGGAGCATGCGCCAGTAGTGCGCGAGCTGGAGCAGGTCGTCCTCGTGCGCCTTGGCGCGGGCGTCCGCGCGGCGTGCCGCCGCTGCCAGCGCGGGTGCGTCGAGCGTGCTGACCAGGGCGTCCGTGCCCTTGGTGAGCACCTGGTGCGCCTTGATGTCGGCCGGGTGGTATCCACCGCCCGCGGCGCGCACCAGCAGGTCGGGCTTGCCGGTGCGGTGGCCGGGCTCGTCGTCCGGGAGACGGCCGCCGACGATCACGGTGGCCCGCGCCCGCATGGCGCCGATCGTCGCGCCGATGTGGGCGCGCTTGTCGCCGTCCAGGTCGCGCAGGTCGACGTAACCGGGCAGGCCGAGCGCGGCCCACGCGCCGAGCAGCTCGTCCTCGAACGCGGTGCCGGTGTCGAACAGCTGCTGGAGCTCCGGCGCGACGGTCGTCCCGGGCCGGGGCACGGTGCGGTCGTACCGGTTGTGCACGGCGCGCGGGCAGGACTTGGCCGCGTAACCACCCAGCAGCACCGGCCGACCGTTGATCATGCGCGATGCTAGATCACTCGGGATTCTCGGGCTCGTCCACCCCGGTGATCGATATCAGACTGACCGGCACGCCGGCGCGGGTGGCCCGGGCGACCAGCTCGGCGCCCAGCGTGGTGTCCTGGCCGGGCGGGCAGCGCCACCAGCCGCTGACCTGGTCGCTGCCGGGGAACAGCATGCCGCAGGTGGTCCAGCCGCCGGCGAACGGGAACGACCGCAGGGCCCGGGCCAGCCGATCGACCGCCGCCGAGCTCATCGCGGGGACCGCCAGGGTGGCCAGGACCAGGCGTTTCTCCGGCAGGTCGGCCTCGTCCTCGGTGAGGTCGAGGGTGTCGTGCTCGTTCAGCACGGCGGCCGCGATCCGGTGCATGCCGTCCAGGATCTCCCGGGCCCGCGCGTCGACCAGGATGGGCTCGGTGAAGCCGCCGTGCAGCACCAGTTCGGCACGCAGCAGCTCGACGACCTGAGCGCTGTCGGGGTCGGCCAGGATGCCGGGAATCGCCCGCTTCCACGTGGCGCCACCGAACGTCGGCGGGAATGCGGCCAGCACTTCGCTGAGTGGCATCCGGCGTACGGTCACTGGCGAAATGGTGCCATGCCCAGGTTGAGCTGCCTATTCACCGAAGGGTGAACAACAGTGTCGCCAATAGGACGACCGGGGCACAGGCCAGCGTGGTGAGGAAGATGGTGTCCCGGGCCACGACCAGGCCCGCGGTGAAGCGCTGGCCGTACAGGTAGACGTTCTGCGCGGTGGGCAGGCAGGCAAGAACGGTCACGGCGTACGTCTCCTGCGGCTCCAGACGGAAAGCGGTCGCGAGCAGGAAGGCCAGCAGCGGCATGGCGGCGGTCTTGAGCACGACCGCGGCGACGGTCGCGGCACGGTCCGGGCCGGGCGCCAGGACGCGGCGGCCGGAGAGCGACATGCCGAAGGCGATCAGGACCAGGGGCACGGCGGCGTGGCCGATGGTGATCAGGGGATCGAGGATCAGGCGGGGTAGGTGGAGGCCGGTCAGGGAGACGGTCGCGCCGAGCAGGACCGCGATGATCATCGGGTTCTTGACCGGGGCGATCAGGGTGTCGCGGAGTACGGCGCGTCCCGTTGCGGCGAGTTCCAGGAGGGTCAGCGCGATCGGGGTGATGATCAGAAGCTGGACCATGATGATCGGGACCACCAGGGCGGGGTCGCCGAGGATGTAGGTGGCGACGGGGATCCCGATGTAGTTCGCGTTGACGTAGCCGGAGGCCAGCGAGCCGACTATCCGAGTGCCCTTGTCAGTTTTCCTGCTGACGACGGGGTGCAGGGCGAAGCAGAGCAACGCGGCGGCGGCCGAGATAAGCAGCGGCTCGCTGAACAGGGCGGTCAGGTCCGCGGCGGCCACCCCGGTGAACAGCAGGCACGGGTTGAGCACCAGCCAGACCACCCGGGCCAGCACCGTCTCGGCGTTCGGCGGCAGGTCACTCCAGCGGCGCAGCCCCCAGCCGGCCGCCACGATCACCCCGATCAGCAGGAATCCGGAGAGCGCGGCGACCATGATCGCCGACGCTATCGGGCGACCGGTGATCGATTCGACTCCGGGGGGCGGCGGTCGGTCGTACGGTGACCGGGTGGGGGACGAGGCGGCGGAGTACTACGACCGGATGCTGGTGGACGCGGAGTGGGGCGAGGCGTTCTGTCTCACCTTCGTCCGGGGCCTCGACGACGCAGCGCTGATCACCGCCTTCGGCGGCGACCCGTCCGCGATGCTGCCGCAGGCGGATCTGGCGCAGGTCCTGGACGGATTTCCGTACGGCGAGGAGCCGGCCACCCTGGTCGTCGCGGAACTGGGCGACTGGCGGATCGGCATCGAGGTCAACGGCTGCCAGGGGAATCGCTCCGAGGTGCTGCGCCGGGCGGCCGCGGCCGGTGACGGGATCGCGTTCAACGTGTATCGCAACGTCAACGGGCGCTCCGAGTTCAGCTACGTCCGCGACGACCGCACCCAGGTGGTGATCGACCACATCCGGCCGGAGCGGCGTACCGGCGAGAATCCGAAGCTGCTCGACGAGCTGCTGGAGGGGCTGCCGTTCGGCTACGAGGACGACCTGATCCCGGAGGCGGCCGGGCTCGCCCTGGCCGAACGGCTCACCGGGGTCCGGCTGCCGTTCGACCTGATGGAGCGCGACCTGCCCGGGGCGGTGCTGACCCTGGTCCCGGACGATCTCGTGCCGGAGGGCGGGCGGGGACTGGCCGCTCTCGATCACCCCTTCGTGCAGCGGATGCTGGCCGCGCCGATCCTGGAGAACGTTCCGGCGATGGCCGCCTTCCGGGCCCGGCTGATCGCCGAGGACGCCGGGCTGATCGACGAGCCGGTGGTGCGCGACGTGCTGGCGGCGCTGGACGCCGGGCGGCCGCTCGGGCCGGACCTGCGGACGCGGCTGCGGGAGCTGCACGAACGCGTCGACGACGATCTGCGGGCGATGCACGCGGTGCAGGACATCGCGGCGGCCGCGGTGCCCTCCGGGGATCCGCGGGAGCGGTTCGGCACGACGTACGCGATCCGGGACAGCGACCGGAGTCTCCAGGCGGTGGTCCTGCGGCGCTGCGCGCTGCGCGCGCTGCACCACTTGCCGGCCGCGCCGCCGGTCCGGGCGGCGCTCGCGACGGCCGGTTCCGGTCACGGTGCGCCGACGCGTCCGGGCGGTCTCGGGCTGGGTTCGACCGCGGCGTACGGGGTGCTGGCCAAGGAGTTCGCGTCGTGGGACGCGGAGAAGCAGCGGGCGGCGGCCCGGTGGCTGGCGCGGCGGGCGTTCGAGGTCGCCGGGCTGGACGGGCTGGACTGGGCGCGCCCGGCGCTGGAGGCGCTGGACCGCGGGGAGCCGTTGCCGTTCCCGGACCGGCGGGCGGTGTTCCGGCTGATCTCGGCGGCGGCACTGGTGACGGCGACGACCGGGTTGCCGCTGGACCAGCTCGGGGACCGGCTGACCGAGGCGCAGCGGGCGGAGTTGCGGGAGCGGATCGATCGCGCGCCGATGGCGGTGATCACCATCTTCAACACGGTGAACCCGGATCCGGCGAAGGCTCTGACCGACACGTTCACCACCGCGCTGGAGACCTTCGACGGGCGCGACGAGGACCTGGTGACCGAGCTGCGGGTCCGGTTCGGCACGGCCGCCTGAGCGGTCCGCGGGTCGCGGCCCACCTCGGTGTTCTCCCGCTGTGACCGATCTGTCCACTCCGGATGGAAGATCGAGTACTACGATGCTGGGCAGATCCCCAGCCGGGAGCCGGCCGGGGATCGGCACGTTTCGCTCGGCTCGTGCTCGGCTCTGCTCGGTTTGAAGGAGGCGTCGGTGGCTGACCGGCGGCACGCACTGGACCGGATCGACACGACCGTGGCGCACCCTGCCCGGCGCTACAACTACCTGCTGGGCGGCAAGGACAACTTCGCCGCGGACCGGGCCTCGGCCGAGGCGATCGAGGCGGCCATGCCGACGATCCGGCTGGCGGCCCTGGAGAACCGGGCGTTCCTGCACCGTGCCGTGCGGTTCCTGGCCGAGCGCGGGATCCGCCAGTTCCTGGACATCGGGACCGGGATCCCGAGCGCGGACAACACGCACGAGGTGGCCCAGCGGATCGATCCGGCGGCCCGGATCGTCTATGTCGACAACGACC
Above is a genomic segment from Actinoplanes ianthinogenes containing:
- a CDS encoding S-4TM family putative pore-forming effector encodes the protein MTDRRPAVRQRPIDPTLSHLLRATAVSHARVRRLHALRLVISAGLAAAGLFAVFLGAVTGNPLSVTLSVIGVLWALAYSLGLASWADRELRRAALLQEAFEVRFFQLPWNCILAGDEIIPEDVRHLSSRYRGDPPRDHYEMPNLPRPFDILARQQQNLSWGSRVRRRYAQVVMAAMAGWAALGLVTGMLRDSTITDLFVQWFVPSLGMFMLGWDTFRDQRTVAADRKRVCGYSRARCVQLAHANLDPETNRDLCRMARQVQDQLFLSRRRAARVPRWFFARYYTQDSSDFTAGLAETRTTLLAAGLNARVRRPPNP
- a CDS encoding TM0106 family RecB-like putative nuclease; translation: MINGRPVLLGGYAAKSCPRAVHNRYDRTVPRPGTTVAPELQQLFDTGTAFEDELLGAWAALGLPGYVDLRDLDGDKRAHIGATIGAMRARATVIVGGRLPDDEPGHRTGKPDLLVRAAGGGYHPADIKAHQVLTKGTDALVSTLDAPALAAAARRADARAKAHEDDLLQLAHYWRMLQACGHQADAPWAAVIGTDGPHLVWYDLSLPRFLTFSRSRGKAERSALDRYDHEHAFRVRVAEVAARREGLPTDPEPLVVPIGHAECETCPWAPVCVEQLPPTDLSRELRGTLSVREYLALRDTGVRTVESLADSEPAALLAGPYGSEVHHLRQHRHRLRKATVAAQLARDGLVLRIKDGPLPPVPRADVEIDIDAEWGVDDRVYLWGLLITSDGVSRYESFFDPVLPDEAYPARRCLDRLDALAAAAEAAGRSLLVFHYTPPERTRALTFPPPPRGAAHPDRWVDVYPLVRATVESRAGLGLKTVAVHGAGFRWRDEDPGGLQSQEWHRRAREGDRAAAQRILQYNEDDVRATLTVRNWLTTVR
- a CDS encoding AEC family transporter, whose translation is MVAALSGFLLIGVIVAAGWGLRRWSDLPPNAETVLARVVWLVLNPCLLFTGVAAADLTALFSEPLLISAAAALLCFALHPVVSRKTDKGTRIVGSLASGYVNANYIGIPVATYILGDPALVVPIIMVQLLIITPIALTLLELAATGRAVLRDTLIAPVKNPMIIAVLLGATVSLTGLHLPRLILDPLITIGHAAVPLVLIAFGMSLSGRRVLAPGPDRAATVAAVVLKTAAMPLLAFLLATAFRLEPQETYAVTVLACLPTAQNVYLYGQRFTAGLVVARDTIFLTTLACAPVVLLATLLFTLR
- a CDS encoding DUF6461 domain-containing protein, whose translation is MGDEAAEYYDRMLVDAEWGEAFCLTFVRGLDDAALITAFGGDPSAMLPQADLAQVLDGFPYGEEPATLVVAELGDWRIGIEVNGCQGNRSEVLRRAAAAGDGIAFNVYRNVNGRSEFSYVRDDRTQVVIDHIRPERRTGENPKLLDELLEGLPFGYEDDLIPEAAGLALAERLTGVRLPFDLMERDLPGAVLTLVPDDLVPEGGRGLAALDHPFVQRMLAAPILENVPAMAAFRARLIAEDAGLIDEPVVRDVLAALDAGRPLGPDLRTRLRELHERVDDDLRAMHAVQDIAAAAVPSGDPRERFGTTYAIRDSDRSLQAVVLRRCALRALHHLPAAPPVRAALATAGSGHGAPTRPGGLGLGSTAAYGVLAKEFASWDAEKQRAAARWLARRAFEVAGLDGLDWARPALEALDRGEPLPFPDRRAVFRLISAAALVTATTGLPLDQLGDRLTEAQRAELRERIDRAPMAVITIFNTVNPDPAKALTDTFTTALETFDGRDEDLVTELRVRFGTAA